The Primulina huaijiensis isolate GDHJ02 chromosome 12, ASM1229523v2, whole genome shotgun sequence genome has a window encoding:
- the LOC140989440 gene encoding uncharacterized protein: MPGLDSKSVEHRLPIKDGFKPYQQPARRMSKTIEARVKEEIEKFLKAKFIRPVRYKEWLANIVHVMKKNGKLRVCIDFRDLNCATTKDVYVMPVADMLVDAVPRNELMSFMDGFSGYNQIKIAEEDVSKTFFRCPGRKVEVDKNKAKAIIAVRSPKNNKELQRFLSQTDLVKYMLHRPILTGRIRKWSLALAEFTLIYCPQKSMKGQAVAYFPADYPMVDVVRSAPVDIPVFCVNQSWNLKFDGSSTERASGVGVVITSPAGVKTALSFNLDFPCTNNQAEYKELMIGLEILRDLGTKDVLIIGDSQLVLKQMSGEYKCSSLALATYFTAASQLLHNFEDVTFQHVPRQDNWEADELAQIASGLRMSPELTQKFLLVQRRNHPFIHQRGIQVDTSDIDVELAGDWRDEIKDALRNPEQKLHYGLKMRILHYVLMEDELYRKGDDGLLFRCLGFPEAMRVMRQVHEGICGGTPVRDQNEVVNPQTWPLLAINAKGLYKIF; the protein is encoded by the exons ATGCCGGGTTTAGATAGTAAATCGGTGGAACATCGGCTACCAATTAAAGATGGTTTCAAACCATACCAACAGCCGGCTAGAAGGATGTCCAAGACAATTGAAGCAAGAGTAaaagaagaaattgaaaaatttCTCAAAGCAAAATTCATCCGCCCAGTAAGATACAAGGAATGGCTTGCAAATATAGTCCATGTTATGAAAAAGAATGGGAAGCTTCGAGTTTGCATAGATTTCAGGGATTTAAATTGTGCCACCACGAAAGACGTTTATGTCATGCCGGTAGCCGATATGTTAGTCGATGCAGTGCCAAGAAACGAGTTGATGTCATTCATGGACGGATTTTCAGGATACAACCAAATAAAAATAGCAGAGGAAGATGTATCCAAGACATTTTTTAGATGTCCTGGG CGGAAAGTAGAGGTGGACAAAAATAAGGCGAAAGCTATCATTGCAGTAAGGTCACCAAAGAATAATAAGGAGCTACAAAGATTCCTCAGTCAG ACAGATCTTGTCAAATACATGCTTCACAGGCCTATCTTGACTGGGAGGATTCGCAAATGGTCCCTGGCATTGGCCGAGTTTACCTTGATTTATTGCCCCCAAAAATCGATGAAAGGCCAAGCTGTTGCTTATTTTCCAGCAGATTACCCTATGGTCGATGTGGTGAGAAGTGCACCAGTGGATATCCCAGTGTTTTGTGTAAATCAATCctggaatttgaaatttgatgGTTCCAGCACAGAGAGGGCTTCAGGGGTTGGAGTCGTGATAACCTCTCCAGCGGGAGTTAAGACAGCTCTGTCATTTAATCTAGACTTTCCATGCACCAATAATCAGGCTGAATACAAAGAACTAATGATTGGCTTAGAAATTCTACGAGATTTGGGCACTAAAGATGTGTTGATTATTGGAGATTCTCAACTGGTTCTCAAGCAAATGTCCGGGGAATATAAATGTTCGAGTTTGGCGTTGGCCACTTATTTTACTGCTGCTTCACAGCTCCTTCACAATTTTGAAGATGTGACATTCCAACACGTGCCAAGACAAGACAACTGGGAAGCTGATGAATTGGCTCAGATTGCTTCTGGTTTAAGGATGTCGCCCGAGCTCACCCAAAAATTTTTGTTGGTACAAAGGAGAAATCATCCTTTTATTCACCAGCGAGGAATACAAGTGGATACCTCTGATATTGACGTTGAACTCGCCGGGGATTGGAGAGATGAGATAAAAGATGCATTGAGGAATCCTGAGCAGAAGTTGCATTACGGCTTGAAGATGAGAATTCTACATTACGTCTTGATGGAAGATGAACTGTACAGGAAAGGGGATGATGGTTTATTGTTCCGGTGTTTGGGTTTCCCAGAGGCCATGAGAGTAATGCGGCAAGTACATGAAGGAATATGTGGAGGCACACCAGTCAGGGATCAAAATGAGGTGGTTAATCCGCAGACATGGCCATTATTGGCGATCAATGCTAAAGGATTGTATAAGATATTCTAG